From Felis catus isolate Fca126 chromosome B4, F.catus_Fca126_mat1.0, whole genome shotgun sequence:
ctgcgtggctcagtgggctaagtgaccaacttcagctcaggtcatgatctcgtggttcctgagttcaagcctcgcatctggctctgtgctgatagctcggagcctggagcctgcttcagattccgtctccctctctctctgccccttccccacttgtgctctgtttctctctgtctcttgaaaataaataaaaacattaaaaaaaaaaagaatttgttgacTTCATAAGTTGGAAACATGTCCTTAGGAGAATGGATTAAGGTAACAGTTTTATTCAACAGGCACTTCTGAATACTTGGTATAAACATAGTGGTGTTTTGGGTGTTACAGAGAACTATTAAAAGTAGAGGACACTGTCCTTATCTACGGCTAGATGCACATCATTCGCACTTATAAacctttataataaaatataaatatatgaaattcacattagaaataaataattttcaaattctttattaCAAATGAACTCTTGCTATGCACCAAATATAAGAAAAACCAGCAAATACGTGAATTATTTTTACAAGCTCTtagagaacaggagaaaatacagTATgaatttcataagctttctgaaATTAACTTTGAACTACAGAAATGAAAGTAAGTTTGCAATGCACAAAGTCATATTTCTAGTTACATATTCAGTGGTGTATGgacagtgaaaaaaatatatccagGCTTTTCcacataaaacagaaataaataaggggatatataaaagtaaaaactaatttAGTTTATATGCTTcttgagaaaagaaatcaagacttTTTATTCATTGCTTTTTAGAAATTAGGaatagagaaaatacattattttaaatgaagcaaataatgtttaatattataaacaattaGAATAGGATGACATTTGAAGACCTTATCCAAAGCTCAGATTAAATAATCCTATgaactaaataaatacagaaaggcAAGGAGGACAGATGAAGAGAGtgaaaaaatgtacagaaaagtaAGAAGGACTATAAAGGAACACCCTCTCGCATACACACGGACTAACACAGAGCTGAGACACAGGGAAATTTAAGGGGAAGAAAGACACACAGTCATATCTTGGCTTCCATCATGTGGAAGGCTTCCTCCTCAGAACAGTTCCAGAATGTTGTCTAATATTTGGTCTGAATGTCTGCTAGCCTCTTACTGTAGttcttctaaagattttttttaagttttgatgttTTCCTAACTAGACCAAATTGATTTGAGAATCAGTGGTCACATTTTTTACTTTATGGCTTGAGTTGGGTTAAAATTTTGGTTAATAAAAAAACTTCCAATTTTATACTTCCTCTTCTGAATCTTGATCATAAACTTCCCGAGGTTGTCTCTTAATATTGATTACCAAATCAAtggttaaaatttttgttaaacatTGAAGAACGGAAGTTAGTAATTGGTATTTACTAGCTACCGATTCCAAACCTGTCTGACTGCTTACCATGGGTTGATGGGTTTGTATCGCATGGAGAGTTCTTACATATATTTGTGGAAAGCTATAGTTTCCTTTCTTAGACTTATACAGGATTTTGGGAATGCCTAAAAGAGCATTAGCTATTATCACGCTAACCATAGTTTCTTCTGATTGGTGACATTTTTTGGCGTAGTTAAGAAGATAGTAATgtaacaaaaactcaaaattacCACCCGCTGGCAAAACACAACCTGCTGGTATAGATGAGAAGCAGTAACCGTGGGATGTACACATCTCCAGTGACTTCTCTCTCACTGCTAACATGCTTCCCCTTCCAGCAATTTCTGTGACTTGTAAATTTTCATAAGAAATTTCTATTCTAGTGTTTTCTGTTGTTGAATTAGCAGAATTACTCTCCATAAATGGTTCACTGTCATCAACTATCCTGGTTTTGGCTAGAGACAAATATCTCAATGTTTCATCTGTCTGGTATGTATCTGTTGGTGTCATTTTTGGTATTGAACGTGGAATATGTGTTTCTAATTCTATACTTGGAACTACAAAATttgaatatacttttaaatatgtttgaattGTTGCCAGCTTACCTTTGTTCTCTACAACTGTGCCCTGATATGGGCTTTGCATTGAGCCATTAACAATTTCTGGCAATGGCGTACTTTCTCTGCTATTCTTGTAGGTAAGAGGACTTGATGCATAATTTTGATCACTGGCTTGTAACATGTAATTTAGATCAAGGTCTTTAAATAACTGCCGAAGCATTTTAAATGCTCCATGTAAAGCACTTTTATGCTGTTCCACAAGACCCTGCACTGGTGCACAAAGAACTATACAGTGTGGTATAAACGAACATGTGCCAATCAAGCCAAGATGAACATACCTTTTGGATCTAAGGATAAGGGGCTTACAAAAATTCATCAAAGCAGTGTTACAGGTTTCATACTGCGAAGAGGTATGCGGCAATACAAAGGGAGAAAGACCAACAACCCTCTGGATAAGAGATACTTCTTCAGAGGATAAACACTCCACGACAGATATGCCATTCAGTCCTGCATAATAAATAACTAAATCTGGTTGTTTCACACTAGACAGCAGCAATTTTACATTCTGACTCTGTAAATGTTTCATGATTGCTTTTGTCCTTTCCATAATCCAAAACTGAGATGTCCGAAACTGTGTTTCTGAATGTAAAATAAACTCTGATCCAGAAGTTGAAAAAGGGGGCTGAATAGTCTCTGTTACTATCACTATTCTTATGTCACCATCTGCTGGACAGTAGACAGAAAAGTCTCTATGAAGCACAAGCCCAGCTATGATCCTGGAATCTGAGACAGGAAGGCCAGTGACACCAACGTTCAACTCTATAAAATAGTCATCCACTAACTCAAATACTTCTTCACATCCACTTTCACAAGCCATACACTTGAAAAAGTAGTCACACATCAATTGTGAAATAAAGTTTTGATTATTTCTTCCCACTCTTCCACAAAAGTATGCTTCTAAGAGCAACTCTAGAGAGCTTCTACACAATGTTCTCTCTTTAGTGGATGAAGAAAAGATGGACAAAAAGTGTTTGCTTAAGTAGTGGCCCATAATATAATCTAATACTTGTGTCTGAAACTTCAGAAGAgcctgagaaataaatttccact
This genomic window contains:
- the BBS10 gene encoding Bardet-Biedl syndrome 10 protein isoform X1 is translated as MAAAGSAKVALRVAEVLETIVSCCVGPEGRQVLCTKPTGEVLISRDGGCLLEALHLEHPIARMMVACVSSHLRKTGDGAKTFIIFLCHLLRGLHAVTDKEQDSLISKNIQTHRRHWKNCCQWKFISQALLKFQTQVLDYIMGHYLSKHFLSIFSSSTKERTLCRSSLELLLEAYFCGRVGRNNQNFISQLMCDYFFKCMACESGCEEVFELVDDYFIELNVGVTGLPVSDSRIIAGLVLHRDFSVYCPADGDIRIVIVTETIQPPFSTSGSEFILHSETQFRTSQFWIMERTKAIMKHLQSQNVKLLLSSVKQPDLVIYYAGLNGISVVECLSSEEVSLIQRVVGLSPFVLPHTSSQYETCNTALMNFCKPLILRSKRYVHLGLIGTCSFIPHCIVLCAPVQGLVEQHKSALHGAFKMLRQLFKDLDLNYMLQASDQNYASSPLTYKNSRESTPLPEIVNGSMQSPYQGTVVENKGKLATIQTYLKVYSNFVVPSIELETHIPRSIPKMTPTDTYQTDETLRYLSLAKTRIVDDSEPFMESNSANSTTENTRIEISYENLQVTEIAGRGSMLAVREKSLEMCTSHGYCFSSIPAGCVLPAGGNFEFLLHYYLLNYAKKCHQSEETMVSVIIANALLGIPKILYKSKKGNYSFPQIYVRTLHAIQTHQPMVSSQTGLESVASKYQLLTSVLQCLTKILTIDLVINIKRQPREVYDQDSEEEV
- the BBS10 gene encoding Bardet-Biedl syndrome 10 protein isoform X2, whose amino-acid sequence is MMVACVSSHLRKTGDGAKTFIIFLCHLLRGLHAVTDKEQDSLISKNIQTHRRHWKNCCQWKFISQALLKFQTQVLDYIMGHYLSKHFLSIFSSSTKERTLCRSSLELLLEAYFCGRVGRNNQNFISQLMCDYFFKCMACESGCEEVFELVDDYFIELNVGVTGLPVSDSRIIAGLVLHRDFSVYCPADGDIRIVIVTETIQPPFSTSGSEFILHSETQFRTSQFWIMERTKAIMKHLQSQNVKLLLSSVKQPDLVIYYAGLNGISVVECLSSEEVSLIQRVVGLSPFVLPHTSSQYETCNTALMNFCKPLILRSKRYVHLGLIGTCSFIPHCIVLCAPVQGLVEQHKSALHGAFKMLRQLFKDLDLNYMLQASDQNYASSPLTYKNSRESTPLPEIVNGSMQSPYQGTVVENKGKLATIQTYLKVYSNFVVPSIELETHIPRSIPKMTPTDTYQTDETLRYLSLAKTRIVDDSEPFMESNSANSTTENTRIEISYENLQVTEIAGRGSMLAVREKSLEMCTSHGYCFSSIPAGCVLPAGGNFEFLLHYYLLNYAKKCHQSEETMVSVIIANALLGIPKILYKSKKGNYSFPQIYVRTLHAIQTHQPMVSSQTGLESVASKYQLLTSVLQCLTKILTIDLVINIKRQPREVYDQDSEEEV